In Vibrio coralliilyticus, the following are encoded in one genomic region:
- the tssF gene encoding type VI secretion system baseplate subunit TssF gives MSSSKYFQDELSYLREAGSEFAKYHPKLTNFLGEGVYDPDVERLLEGFAFLTGRIREKIDDELPELTQSLMTLLWPHYMRSVPSMCISELSPHVGGVTEKTVVKRGVEMASEQVEGTQCLFRTCYDVALYPVSITNVEQSNSRTSSNVDVTIAAEYGQELSRLKMDSLRFYLHGEVHITRTLYLWLFRYLDYIELDVGGGYKHKLPASNIKPVGFGDDEAILPYGANSFAGYRLLQEYFSLPEKFMFFDVTGLEWLSGIPQRSTVKVSFVFKRALPSEVVLKNKHLRLHCTPSVNLFHKDGDPIRLEHRRSEYKVRPQSSNQEHYEVYSIENVETWSKNERSRKKLIEFESFEHQINQRDKREFYKTKVSERVSGRGLERYISFHTHNSDIADLGSETVLMKLTCSNGDLAERLSVGDVTYTSHNSPTYASFTNITKPTQSVSPQVNGELQWQLIANMSLNYLSLANIDVLKVLLSTYDFHSRVDRQAHRASIHRLDGIKKTEMKPADRVFRGTAIRGTQFTLTVDSTYFVNEGDMFLLVSVLNEFIRLYSSLNSFTELEVFDEKTGENYHWPSLAGQQTVL, from the coding sequence GTGAGCAGCAGTAAATATTTTCAGGATGAACTTTCTTATCTCCGTGAAGCAGGGAGTGAGTTTGCAAAATATCACCCTAAGTTAACGAACTTTCTGGGAGAAGGCGTTTACGACCCAGATGTCGAACGTTTGCTGGAAGGTTTTGCCTTTCTAACCGGACGTATTCGAGAAAAAATTGATGATGAACTGCCGGAGTTAACTCAGTCTTTAATGACGTTGCTTTGGCCTCATTATATGCGTTCGGTACCGTCGATGTGTATTTCTGAACTCTCCCCGCATGTTGGGGGAGTGACGGAAAAAACAGTCGTGAAGCGAGGTGTTGAAATGGCCAGTGAGCAGGTTGAAGGGACGCAATGTCTATTTCGTACCTGTTACGATGTTGCTCTATATCCGGTCAGTATTACTAATGTCGAGCAATCTAATAGCCGTACCAGTTCTAATGTTGATGTGACCATTGCGGCAGAATATGGGCAAGAGTTATCTAGATTGAAGATGGACTCGCTGCGATTCTATTTGCATGGTGAGGTGCATATAACGCGTACTTTATATTTATGGTTGTTTCGCTATCTCGATTACATTGAGCTTGATGTAGGAGGCGGTTACAAGCATAAATTGCCTGCAAGCAATATAAAGCCTGTGGGTTTTGGCGATGATGAAGCGATTCTTCCTTATGGCGCTAACTCGTTTGCTGGGTATCGTTTGCTTCAAGAATATTTTTCTTTACCAGAGAAGTTCATGTTCTTTGATGTGACCGGTTTAGAATGGTTGAGTGGTATTCCTCAGCGTTCAACGGTCAAAGTCTCGTTTGTGTTTAAGAGAGCGTTACCTTCTGAAGTGGTGTTAAAGAATAAACATTTACGCTTGCACTGTACGCCGTCTGTCAATCTATTCCATAAAGATGGTGATCCTATCCGTTTGGAACACCGTCGAAGTGAATATAAAGTTCGACCACAAAGCAGTAACCAAGAGCATTATGAAGTGTACTCGATTGAGAATGTAGAGACATGGAGTAAAAACGAACGCAGTCGTAAGAAGCTTATCGAGTTTGAATCGTTTGAGCATCAGATCAATCAACGTGACAAAAGAGAATTCTATAAGACGAAAGTCTCTGAGCGAGTCAGTGGTCGTGGTCTGGAGCGCTATATCTCTTTCCATACCCATAACAGTGATATTGCAGATTTAGGCTCAGAAACGGTATTAATGAAGTTGACGTGCAGTAATGGCGATTTGGCAGAGCGTTTGTCTGTCGGCGATGTGACTTATACGTCGCACAATTCACCGACATATGCGAGCTTTACAAACATTACCAAACCAACTCAATCGGTGAGCCCACAGGTGAACGGAGAGTTGCAATGGCAATTGATTGCCAATATGTCGCTAAACTACCTTTCATTAGCAAATATTGATGTACTTAAGGTGCTTCTATCAACGTATGACTTCCATTCCCGAGTGGACCGTCAAGCCCATCGTGCATCAATACATCGCCTAGATGGAATCAAAAAAACGGAAATGAAGCCAGCAGACAGGGTATTTCGAGGCACGGCGATTCGAGGAACTCAGTTCACTCTGACAGTCGACTCTACTTACTTTGTTAATGAAGGTGATATGTTCTTGTTGGTCAGTGTATTGAATGAGTTCATTCGTTTGTATTCCAGTTTAAACTCGTTTACAGAGCTGGAAGTCTTCGACGAAAAAACGGGTGAAAACTATCATTGGCCAAGCTTAGCTGGGCAGCAAACGGTTCTATGA
- the tssE gene encoding type VI secretion system baseplate subunit TssE — MEKGYRLLERIELGEPKNCYEKVVSHKHLIESIHIHLADLLNTHAGNAMIDNDYGLPDFNDVLASQSNLVRHIQQNIRTTIHKFEPRLGNVEVTYRQDFHNPLQLSFGITGEVSHNGGQVPMSINVFMGVDGKFNV, encoded by the coding sequence ATGGAAAAAGGTTATCGCTTACTCGAACGCATAGAATTGGGTGAACCCAAAAACTGCTACGAAAAAGTTGTATCTCATAAACATCTTATAGAATCGATTCACATTCATCTCGCGGATCTGCTTAATACGCATGCCGGGAATGCAATGATAGACAATGATTATGGTCTTCCAGACTTCAATGATGTTCTAGCCAGTCAGTCAAACCTTGTGCGTCATATTCAGCAGAACATTCGCACCACTATTCATAAGTTTGAGCCTCGACTAGGCAACGTCGAAGTGACGTACAGGCAAGACTTTCATAATCCCTTACAGCTGAGTTTCGGCATCACTGGTGAGGTTTCCCACAACGGTGGTCAGGTACCAATGTCTATCAATGTGTTCATGGGCGTTGACGGTAAGTTTAACGTGTAA